From Cotesia glomerata isolate CgM1 linkage group LG2, MPM_Cglom_v2.3, whole genome shotgun sequence, a single genomic window includes:
- the LOC123275483 gene encoding JNK-interacting protein 3 isoform X6 produces MDQETVYGTHEDNHVVMSEKVQSLAGSIYQEFERMIARYDEDVVKELMPLLVNVLECLDIAYTENQEHEVELELLREDNEQLVTQYEREKQLRKASDQKLLELEDVAEDERKELLSKIDSLESILKMLELKTKNSHDHVVRLEEKEAELKREYSRLHDRYTELFKTHVDYMERTKMLVGSSERLENSTNNRGPNRLPGLNLANMSRSSGPLSYGFQSLEGSMNAEDIQEESPTQGTSLKSEMQDSSSEAVIETSDKSQLTDNPTQDNQVPSLSRPYIDESPETDVPPPAITTPTTPIIDKQVSTPSGRSRTEREQRSGNTLYQELSFQDADALGEMDEGADITGSWVHPGEYASSVNDNFFGMGKEVENLIMENNELLATKNALNIVKDDLIVKVDELTSEQEILRDEIRVHQQARERLRQKIATLEEELKKVKEEAEAAAKATKSDDEEDVPLAQRKRFTRVEMARVLMERNQYKERFMELQEAVRWTEMIRASKTDPASISGGKQSVWKFFSNLFTGPADRGSLHRNPHALPHIRYSAPTNQVVPAPPLDAMRRRTLKNRHEIFDQGDTISSEKRVARLANERKEQYRQVRAHVRKEDGRLQAYGWSLPGKPSAPARQPVPVPVYCRPLQETEPGMKIWCGAGVNLSGGKTRDGGLAVGGSVFYADEAKETSVVKGEVEDAVEHLDKELQESEQRRLEAEHQDQQLSSLVWICTSTQKMSKVSVIDANNPADILQVFNVCQSHLLCIASVPGAKQSDYIHNTDDCSPRTMNGMGEIDLGNLKNANHNSDNLIIGEATTNSDTKNCQKTEDFIDRSQATSEGPSSLEEKPSDDSEKITDIDHSLNTEPQSLEATDGESVLIGKIHFVQSSIDNPSIKKEIDSNVPKANVDSDTTIEKMSSIQPTMWLGAQNGAIYVHSAVTQWSVCLHTVMLKDAVLGIVHIQGRVLVALADGTVVIFRRGSDGQWDLSKYHVITLGSPQHAIRCMTSVSGKTVWCGYRNKIHVIDPVLMTLECTVDAHPRRESQVRQLAWLGEGVWVSIRLDSTLRLYHAHTYQHLQDVDIEPYVSKMLGTGKLGFSFVRITALLISSNRLWIGTGNGVIISVPLSESAGGSLAVSRVQSVGSKSDAPGVGVRVFASEHGVTPGSFVPYCSMAHAQLSFHGHRDAVKMFVAVPGHGGQSAVSDGSQPAMLVLSGGEGYIDFRVGDGDETEEGLERTNVTVASHEEHSEQSHLIVWQVQSPIQING; encoded by the exons ATGGATCAAGAAACAGTATATGGAACCCATGAGGATAATCATGTGGTGATGTCTGAAAAAGTTCAGTCATTAGCTGGAAGTATTTATCAAGAATTTGAAAGGATGATAGCTCGATATGATGAAGATGTTGTAAAAGAGTTGATGCCATTACTAGTCAATGTATTAGAGTGTTTAGATATAGCGTATACTGAAAATCAAGAGCATGAAGTTGAATTGGAATTATTGAGAGAAGACAATGAACAATTAGTCACTCAGTATGAACGAGAAAAACAGCTACGGAAAGCATCGGATcag AAACTGTTGGAGCTCGAAGATGTTGCTGAAGATGAACGAAAGGAGTTGCTATCGAAGATTGATAGTTTGGAATCAATACTAAAAATGTTGGAGCTCAAGACTAAAAATTCACATGATCATG tTGTTCGCTTGGAAGAAAAAGAAGCTGAATTAAAACGTGAATATTCACGTTTACATGATCGATATACGGAACTATTCAAAACCCACGTCGATTATATGGAACGAACAAAAATGTTAGTCGGTAGCTCGGAAAGACTCgaaaattcaacaaataatCGTGGTCCAAATAGATTACCTGGGCTTAATTTAGCTAATATGTCACGAAGCTCTGGACCTTTAAGTTATGGATTTCAGAGTTTAGAAGGTAGTATGAATGCTGAAGATATACAGGAAGAAAGTCCCACACAAGGTACTAGTTTAAAATCTGAAATGCAAGACAGTAGTAGTGAGGCGGTCATCGAAACTTCAGATAAAAGTCAACTGACGGACAATCCAACTCAAGATAATCAAGTACCGAGTTTATCACGAC CATACATTGACGAAAGTCCAGAAACTGATGTTCCACCTCCTGCAATAACAACTCCAACAACCCCAATTATAGATAAGCAAGTAAGTACTCCTAGTGGACGAAGTCGAACTGAACGAGAGCAACGTAGTGGTAATACGCTGTATCAAGAGCTCAGTTTCCAAGATGCTGACGCTTTAGGAGAAATGGACGAAGGTGCAGACATTACTG GCAGTTGGGTTCATCCAGGGGAATATGCATCATCGG TTAATGATAACTTTTTTg GAATgggaaaagaagttgaaaatcttattatggaaaataatgAACTCTTAGCGACAAA gaATGCTTTGAATATTGTAAAAGACGATTTGATAGTCAAAGTAGACGAATTGACaag TGAACAAGAAATTTTACGTGACGAAATAAGAGTTCATCAACAAGCTCGTGAACGACTACGCCAAAAAATAGCGACATTGGAAGAAGAATTGAAGAAAGTTAAAGAGGAAGCTGAAGCTGCTGCAAAAGCGACCAAAAGTGACGATGAAGAAGACGTACCATTAGCACAAAGGAAAAGATTCACCCGAGTTGAGATGGCGAGAGTACTTATGGAAAGAAATCAATATAAAGAACGATTTATGGAGCTTCAGGAAGCTGTTAGATGGACTGAAATGATTCGAGCTAGCAAAACAGACCCAGCTAGTATTTCTGGTGGAAAACAATCTGTTTGGAAGTT tTTTAGTAATCTCTTTACCGGACCAGCTGATCGGGGGTCTTTACATCGAAATCCTCATGCATTGCCTCATATTCGATATAGCGCTCCAACTAATCAAGTTGTACCAGCTCCACCATTAGATGCAATGCGTAGACGTACACTAAAAAATCGTCATGAGATTTTTGACCAAGGAGATACAAT CTCATCAGAAAAACGAGTGGCCAGACTTGCAAACGAAAGGAAAGAACAATATCGACAAGTTAGGGCACACGTGAGAAAAGAAGATGGCCGATTGCAAGCTTATGGATGGAGTTTGCCTGGAAAACCTAGTGCACCTGCTAGACAGCCAGTTCCAGTTCCTGTTTATTGTCGTCCACTTCAAGAAACTGAACCGGGAATGAAG atatggTGTGGGGCTGGAGTTAACTTAAGTGGTGGCAAAACCCGTGATGGTGGATTAGCTGTCGGTGGAAGTGTTTTTTATGCTGACGAAGCTAAAGAAACATCAGTAGTAAAAGGAGAGGTTGAGGATGCTGTTGAACATCTGGACAAAGAACTACAGGAATCTGAACAACGTCGCTTGGAAGCTGAACACCAAGATCAACAATTAAGTTCTCTTGTATGGATCTGCACTTCAACTCAAAAAATGTCCAAAGTATCTGTGATAGATGCTAATAATCCAGCAGATATTTTACAAGTGTTTAATGTTTGTCAGAGTCATTTGCTCTGCATTGCAAGTGTACCTGGTGCCAAACAAAGCGATTATATTCATAATACAGATGACTGTTCACCTCGAACAATGAATGGAATGGGTGAAATAGATCTTGGTAATCTTAAAAATGCCAATCATAAcagtgataatttaattattggagAAGCTACAACGAATAGTGACACTAAAAACTGTCAGAAAACAGAAGACTTTATTGATCGCAGCCAAGCAACCTCTGAAGGACCTAGTTCTTTGGAAGAAAAACCGAGCGAtgattctgaaaaaattactgacATTGATCATAGTTTAAATACTGAACCTCAAAGTTTAGAAGCAACTGATGGTGAATCAGTACTTATAGGTAAAATACACTTTGTTCAAAGTAGTATTGACAATCCgtcaattaaaaaagaaatagatTCAAATGTGCCGAAAGCCAACGTTGATAGTGATAcaactattgaaaaaatgtcaTCAATCCAACCTACTATGTGGTTAGGAGCTCAAAACGGAGCTATTTATGTTCACTCAGCAGTTACTCAATGGTCTGTCTGTTTGCATACAGTAATGCTCAAGGATGCAGTGTTGGGaatagt TCACATACAAGGTAGAGTGCTAGTAGCTCTTGCTGATGGAACAGTGGTAATATTTCGACGAGGATCTGATGGGCAATGGGATTTATCCAAATATCATGTTATAACTTTAGGAAGTCCACAACATGCAATTAGATGCATGACATCTGTATCAGGAAAAACAGTTTGGTGTggatatagaaataaaattcatgTAATTGATCCAGTCCTCATGACTCTCGag TGTACCGTTGACGCACACCCAAGACGAGAATCACAAGTCCGACAATTAGCTTGGCTTGGTGAAGGTGTCTGGGTTAGCATAAGATTAGACTCTACATTAAGATTATATCATGCTCATACGTATCAACATCTTCAAGACGTAGACATTGAACCGTATGTCAGTAAAATGCTTGGTACTGGAAAACTTGGTTTTTCTTTTGTTAGAATCACCGCATTGCTTATTTCCTCTAACCGACTGTGGATTGGAACGGGCAATGGTGTAATCATATCTGTACCATTATCTGAAA gTGCTGGAGGATCTTTAGCAGTATCTAGAGTACAAAGTGTGGGAAGTAAAAGTGATGCGCCTGGAGTTGGAGTAAGGGTATTCGCGTCAGAGCATGGGGTAACACCAGGAAGTTTTGTACCATATTGCAGTATGGCACATGCTCAACTCAGCTTCCATGGACATCGAGACGCGGTCAAAATGTTTGTTGCTGTCCCTG GGCACGGAGGTCAAAGTGCTGTTTCAGATGGTTCTCAACCAGCAATGTTAGTTTTATCAGGTGGTGAAGGCTACATTGATTTTCGTGTTG
- the LOC123275483 gene encoding JNK-interacting protein 3 isoform X5, with the protein MDQETVYGTHEDNHVVMSEKVQSLAGSIYQEFERMIARYDEDVVKELMPLLVNVLECLDIAYTENQEHEVELELLREDNEQLVTQYEREKQLRKASDQKLLELEDVAEDERKELLSKIDSLESILKMLELKTKNSHDHGTIANTTSCYCPHRAQCHIVRLEEKEAELKREYSRLHDRYTELFKTHVDYMERTKMLVGSSERLENSTNNRGPNRLPGLNLANMSRSSGPLSYGFQSLEGSMNAEDIQEESPTQGTSLKSEMQDSSSEAVIETSDKSQLTDNPTQDNQVPSLSRPYIDESPETDVPPPAITTPTTPIIDKQVSTPSGRSRTEREQRSGNTLYQELSFQDADALGEMDEGADITGSWVHPGEYASSVNDNFFGMGKEVENLIMENNELLATKNALNIVKDDLIVKVDELTSEQEILRDEIRVHQQARERLRQKIATLEEELKKVKEEAEAAAKATKSDDEEDVPLAQRKRFTRVEMARVLMERNQYKERFMELQEAVRWTEMIRASKTDPASISGGKQSVWKFFSNLFTGPADRGSLHRNPHALPHIRYSAPTNQVVPAPPLDAMRRRTLKNRHEIFDQGDTIRHFSSSEKRVARLANERKEQYRQVRAHVRKEDGRLQAYGWSLPGKPSAPARQPVPVPVYCRPLQETEPGMKIWCGAGVNLSGGKTRDGGLAVGGSVFYADEAKETSVVKGEVEDAVEHLDKELQESEQRRLEAEHQDQQLSSLVWICTSTQKMSKVSVIDANNPADILQVFNVCQSHLLCIASVPGAKQSDYIHNTDDCSPRTMNGMGEIDLGNLKNANHNSDNLIIGEATTNSDTKNCQKTEDFIDRSQATSEGPSSLEEKPSDDSEKITDIDHSLNTEPQSLEATDGESVLIGKIHFVQSSIDNPSIKKEIDSNVPKANVDSDTTIEKMSSIQPTMWLGAQNGAIYVHSAVTQWSVCLHTVMLKDAVLGIVHIQGRVLVALADGTVVIFRRGSDGQWDLSKYHVITLGSPQHAIRCMTSVSGKTVWCGYRNKIHVIDPVLMTLECTVDAHPRRESQVRQLAWLGEGVWVSIRLDSTLRLYHAHTYQHLQDVDIEPYVSKMLGTGKLGFSFVRITALLISSNRLWIGTGNGVIISVPLSESAGGSLAVSRVQSVGSKSDAPGVGVRVFASEHGVTPGSFVPYCSMAHAQLSFHGHRDAVKMFVAVPGHGGQSAVSDGSQPAMLVLSGGEGYIDFRVAEEAEDENDVATHLIVWQLVR; encoded by the exons ATGGATCAAGAAACAGTATATGGAACCCATGAGGATAATCATGTGGTGATGTCTGAAAAAGTTCAGTCATTAGCTGGAAGTATTTATCAAGAATTTGAAAGGATGATAGCTCGATATGATGAAGATGTTGTAAAAGAGTTGATGCCATTACTAGTCAATGTATTAGAGTGTTTAGATATAGCGTATACTGAAAATCAAGAGCATGAAGTTGAATTGGAATTATTGAGAGAAGACAATGAACAATTAGTCACTCAGTATGAACGAGAAAAACAGCTACGGAAAGCATCGGATcag AAACTGTTGGAGCTCGAAGATGTTGCTGAAGATGAACGAAAGGAGTTGCTATCGAAGATTGATAGTTTGGAATCAATACTAAAAATGTTGGAGCTCAAGACTAAAAATTCACATGATCATGGTACAATTGCAAATACCACTTCGTGTTACTGCCCCCACAGAGCACAATGCCACA tTGTTCGCTTGGAAGAAAAAGAAGCTGAATTAAAACGTGAATATTCACGTTTACATGATCGATATACGGAACTATTCAAAACCCACGTCGATTATATGGAACGAACAAAAATGTTAGTCGGTAGCTCGGAAAGACTCgaaaattcaacaaataatCGTGGTCCAAATAGATTACCTGGGCTTAATTTAGCTAATATGTCACGAAGCTCTGGACCTTTAAGTTATGGATTTCAGAGTTTAGAAGGTAGTATGAATGCTGAAGATATACAGGAAGAAAGTCCCACACAAGGTACTAGTTTAAAATCTGAAATGCAAGACAGTAGTAGTGAGGCGGTCATCGAAACTTCAGATAAAAGTCAACTGACGGACAATCCAACTCAAGATAATCAAGTACCGAGTTTATCACGAC CATACATTGACGAAAGTCCAGAAACTGATGTTCCACCTCCTGCAATAACAACTCCAACAACCCCAATTATAGATAAGCAAGTAAGTACTCCTAGTGGACGAAGTCGAACTGAACGAGAGCAACGTAGTGGTAATACGCTGTATCAAGAGCTCAGTTTCCAAGATGCTGACGCTTTAGGAGAAATGGACGAAGGTGCAGACATTACTG GCAGTTGGGTTCATCCAGGGGAATATGCATCATCGG TTAATGATAACTTTTTTg GAATgggaaaagaagttgaaaatcttattatggaaaataatgAACTCTTAGCGACAAA gaATGCTTTGAATATTGTAAAAGACGATTTGATAGTCAAAGTAGACGAATTGACaag TGAACAAGAAATTTTACGTGACGAAATAAGAGTTCATCAACAAGCTCGTGAACGACTACGCCAAAAAATAGCGACATTGGAAGAAGAATTGAAGAAAGTTAAAGAGGAAGCTGAAGCTGCTGCAAAAGCGACCAAAAGTGACGATGAAGAAGACGTACCATTAGCACAAAGGAAAAGATTCACCCGAGTTGAGATGGCGAGAGTACTTATGGAAAGAAATCAATATAAAGAACGATTTATGGAGCTTCAGGAAGCTGTTAGATGGACTGAAATGATTCGAGCTAGCAAAACAGACCCAGCTAGTATTTCTGGTGGAAAACAATCTGTTTGGAAGTT tTTTAGTAATCTCTTTACCGGACCAGCTGATCGGGGGTCTTTACATCGAAATCCTCATGCATTGCCTCATATTCGATATAGCGCTCCAACTAATCAAGTTGTACCAGCTCCACCATTAGATGCAATGCGTAGACGTACACTAAAAAATCGTCATGAGATTTTTGACCAAGGAGATACAAT TAGACATTTCAGCTCATCAGAAAAACGAGTGGCCAGACTTGCAAACGAAAGGAAAGAACAATATCGACAAGTTAGGGCACACGTGAGAAAAGAAGATGGCCGATTGCAAGCTTATGGATGGAGTTTGCCTGGAAAACCTAGTGCACCTGCTAGACAGCCAGTTCCAGTTCCTGTTTATTGTCGTCCACTTCAAGAAACTGAACCGGGAATGAAG atatggTGTGGGGCTGGAGTTAACTTAAGTGGTGGCAAAACCCGTGATGGTGGATTAGCTGTCGGTGGAAGTGTTTTTTATGCTGACGAAGCTAAAGAAACATCAGTAGTAAAAGGAGAGGTTGAGGATGCTGTTGAACATCTGGACAAAGAACTACAGGAATCTGAACAACGTCGCTTGGAAGCTGAACACCAAGATCAACAATTAAGTTCTCTTGTATGGATCTGCACTTCAACTCAAAAAATGTCCAAAGTATCTGTGATAGATGCTAATAATCCAGCAGATATTTTACAAGTGTTTAATGTTTGTCAGAGTCATTTGCTCTGCATTGCAAGTGTACCTGGTGCCAAACAAAGCGATTATATTCATAATACAGATGACTGTTCACCTCGAACAATGAATGGAATGGGTGAAATAGATCTTGGTAATCTTAAAAATGCCAATCATAAcagtgataatttaattattggagAAGCTACAACGAATAGTGACACTAAAAACTGTCAGAAAACAGAAGACTTTATTGATCGCAGCCAAGCAACCTCTGAAGGACCTAGTTCTTTGGAAGAAAAACCGAGCGAtgattctgaaaaaattactgacATTGATCATAGTTTAAATACTGAACCTCAAAGTTTAGAAGCAACTGATGGTGAATCAGTACTTATAGGTAAAATACACTTTGTTCAAAGTAGTATTGACAATCCgtcaattaaaaaagaaatagatTCAAATGTGCCGAAAGCCAACGTTGATAGTGATAcaactattgaaaaaatgtcaTCAATCCAACCTACTATGTGGTTAGGAGCTCAAAACGGAGCTATTTATGTTCACTCAGCAGTTACTCAATGGTCTGTCTGTTTGCATACAGTAATGCTCAAGGATGCAGTGTTGGGaatagt TCACATACAAGGTAGAGTGCTAGTAGCTCTTGCTGATGGAACAGTGGTAATATTTCGACGAGGATCTGATGGGCAATGGGATTTATCCAAATATCATGTTATAACTTTAGGAAGTCCACAACATGCAATTAGATGCATGACATCTGTATCAGGAAAAACAGTTTGGTGTggatatagaaataaaattcatgTAATTGATCCAGTCCTCATGACTCTCGag TGTACCGTTGACGCACACCCAAGACGAGAATCACAAGTCCGACAATTAGCTTGGCTTGGTGAAGGTGTCTGGGTTAGCATAAGATTAGACTCTACATTAAGATTATATCATGCTCATACGTATCAACATCTTCAAGACGTAGACATTGAACCGTATGTCAGTAAAATGCTTGGTACTGGAAAACTTGGTTTTTCTTTTGTTAGAATCACCGCATTGCTTATTTCCTCTAACCGACTGTGGATTGGAACGGGCAATGGTGTAATCATATCTGTACCATTATCTGAAA gTGCTGGAGGATCTTTAGCAGTATCTAGAGTACAAAGTGTGGGAAGTAAAAGTGATGCGCCTGGAGTTGGAGTAAGGGTATTCGCGTCAGAGCATGGGGTAACACCAGGAAGTTTTGTACCATATTGCAGTATGGCACATGCTCAACTCAGCTTCCATGGACATCGAGACGCGGTCAAAATGTTTGTTGCTGTCCCTG GGCACGGAGGTCAAAGTGCTGTTTCAGATGGTTCTCAACCAGCAATGTTAGTTTTATCAGGTGGTGAAGGCTACATTGATTTTCGTGTTG
- the LOC123275483 gene encoding JNK-interacting protein 3 isoform X1, with the protein MDQETVYGTHEDNHVVMSEKVQSLAGSIYQEFERMIARYDEDVVKELMPLLVNVLECLDIAYTENQEHEVELELLREDNEQLVTQYEREKQLRKASDQKLLELEDVAEDERKELLSKIDSLESILKMLELKTKNSHDHGTIANTTSCYCPHRAQCHIVRLEEKEAELKREYSRLHDRYTELFKTHVDYMERTKMLVGSSERLENSTNNRGPNRLPGLNLANMSRSSGPLSYGFQSLEGSMNAEDIQEESPTQGTSLKSEMQDSSSEAVIETSDKSQLTDNPTQDNQVPSLSRPYIDESPETDVPPPAITTPTTPIIDKQVSTPSGRSRTEREQRSGNTLYQELSFQDADALGEMDEGADITGSWVHPGEYASSVNDNFFGMGKEVENLIMENNELLATKNALNIVKDDLIVKVDELTSEQEILRDEIRVHQQARERLRQKIATLEEELKKVKEEAEAAAKATKSDDEEDVPLAQRKRFTRVEMARVLMERNQYKERFMELQEAVRWTEMIRASKTDPASISGGKQSVWKFFSNLFTGPADRGSLHRNPHALPHIRYSAPTNQVVPAPPLDAMRRRTLKNRHEIFDQGDTIRHFSSSEKRVARLANERKEQYRQVRAHVRKEDGRLQAYGWSLPGKPSAPARQPVPVPVYCRPLQETEPGMKIWCGAGVNLSGGKTRDGGLAVGGSVFYADEAKETSVVKGEVEDAVEHLDKELQESEQRRLEAEHQDQQLSSLVWICTSTQKMSKVSVIDANNPADILQVFNVCQSHLLCIASVPGAKQSDYIHNTDDCSPRTMNGMGEIDLGNLKNANHNSDNLIIGEATTNSDTKNCQKTEDFIDRSQATSEGPSSLEEKPSDDSEKITDIDHSLNTEPQSLEATDGESVLIGKIHFVQSSIDNPSIKKEIDSNVPKANVDSDTTIEKMSSIQPTMWLGAQNGAIYVHSAVTQWSVCLHTVMLKDAVLGIVHIQGRVLVALADGTVVIFRRGSDGQWDLSKYHVITLGSPQHAIRCMTSVSGKTVWCGYRNKIHVIDPVLMTLECTVDAHPRRESQVRQLAWLGEGVWVSIRLDSTLRLYHAHTYQHLQDVDIEPYVSKMLGTGKLGFSFVRITALLISSNRLWIGTGNGVIISVPLSESAGGSLAVSRVQSVGSKSDAPGVGVRVFASEHGVTPGSFVPYCSMAHAQLSFHGHRDAVKMFVAVPGHGGQSAVSDGSQPAMLVLSGGEGYIDFRVGDGDETEEGLERTNVTVASHEEHSEQSHLIVWQVQSPIQING; encoded by the exons ATGGATCAAGAAACAGTATATGGAACCCATGAGGATAATCATGTGGTGATGTCTGAAAAAGTTCAGTCATTAGCTGGAAGTATTTATCAAGAATTTGAAAGGATGATAGCTCGATATGATGAAGATGTTGTAAAAGAGTTGATGCCATTACTAGTCAATGTATTAGAGTGTTTAGATATAGCGTATACTGAAAATCAAGAGCATGAAGTTGAATTGGAATTATTGAGAGAAGACAATGAACAATTAGTCACTCAGTATGAACGAGAAAAACAGCTACGGAAAGCATCGGATcag AAACTGTTGGAGCTCGAAGATGTTGCTGAAGATGAACGAAAGGAGTTGCTATCGAAGATTGATAGTTTGGAATCAATACTAAAAATGTTGGAGCTCAAGACTAAAAATTCACATGATCATGGTACAATTGCAAATACCACTTCGTGTTACTGCCCCCACAGAGCACAATGCCACA tTGTTCGCTTGGAAGAAAAAGAAGCTGAATTAAAACGTGAATATTCACGTTTACATGATCGATATACGGAACTATTCAAAACCCACGTCGATTATATGGAACGAACAAAAATGTTAGTCGGTAGCTCGGAAAGACTCgaaaattcaacaaataatCGTGGTCCAAATAGATTACCTGGGCTTAATTTAGCTAATATGTCACGAAGCTCTGGACCTTTAAGTTATGGATTTCAGAGTTTAGAAGGTAGTATGAATGCTGAAGATATACAGGAAGAAAGTCCCACACAAGGTACTAGTTTAAAATCTGAAATGCAAGACAGTAGTAGTGAGGCGGTCATCGAAACTTCAGATAAAAGTCAACTGACGGACAATCCAACTCAAGATAATCAAGTACCGAGTTTATCACGAC CATACATTGACGAAAGTCCAGAAACTGATGTTCCACCTCCTGCAATAACAACTCCAACAACCCCAATTATAGATAAGCAAGTAAGTACTCCTAGTGGACGAAGTCGAACTGAACGAGAGCAACGTAGTGGTAATACGCTGTATCAAGAGCTCAGTTTCCAAGATGCTGACGCTTTAGGAGAAATGGACGAAGGTGCAGACATTACTG GCAGTTGGGTTCATCCAGGGGAATATGCATCATCGG TTAATGATAACTTTTTTg GAATgggaaaagaagttgaaaatcttattatggaaaataatgAACTCTTAGCGACAAA gaATGCTTTGAATATTGTAAAAGACGATTTGATAGTCAAAGTAGACGAATTGACaag TGAACAAGAAATTTTACGTGACGAAATAAGAGTTCATCAACAAGCTCGTGAACGACTACGCCAAAAAATAGCGACATTGGAAGAAGAATTGAAGAAAGTTAAAGAGGAAGCTGAAGCTGCTGCAAAAGCGACCAAAAGTGACGATGAAGAAGACGTACCATTAGCACAAAGGAAAAGATTCACCCGAGTTGAGATGGCGAGAGTACTTATGGAAAGAAATCAATATAAAGAACGATTTATGGAGCTTCAGGAAGCTGTTAGATGGACTGAAATGATTCGAGCTAGCAAAACAGACCCAGCTAGTATTTCTGGTGGAAAACAATCTGTTTGGAAGTT tTTTAGTAATCTCTTTACCGGACCAGCTGATCGGGGGTCTTTACATCGAAATCCTCATGCATTGCCTCATATTCGATATAGCGCTCCAACTAATCAAGTTGTACCAGCTCCACCATTAGATGCAATGCGTAGACGTACACTAAAAAATCGTCATGAGATTTTTGACCAAGGAGATACAAT TAGACATTTCAGCTCATCAGAAAAACGAGTGGCCAGACTTGCAAACGAAAGGAAAGAACAATATCGACAAGTTAGGGCACACGTGAGAAAAGAAGATGGCCGATTGCAAGCTTATGGATGGAGTTTGCCTGGAAAACCTAGTGCACCTGCTAGACAGCCAGTTCCAGTTCCTGTTTATTGTCGTCCACTTCAAGAAACTGAACCGGGAATGAAG atatggTGTGGGGCTGGAGTTAACTTAAGTGGTGGCAAAACCCGTGATGGTGGATTAGCTGTCGGTGGAAGTGTTTTTTATGCTGACGAAGCTAAAGAAACATCAGTAGTAAAAGGAGAGGTTGAGGATGCTGTTGAACATCTGGACAAAGAACTACAGGAATCTGAACAACGTCGCTTGGAAGCTGAACACCAAGATCAACAATTAAGTTCTCTTGTATGGATCTGCACTTCAACTCAAAAAATGTCCAAAGTATCTGTGATAGATGCTAATAATCCAGCAGATATTTTACAAGTGTTTAATGTTTGTCAGAGTCATTTGCTCTGCATTGCAAGTGTACCTGGTGCCAAACAAAGCGATTATATTCATAATACAGATGACTGTTCACCTCGAACAATGAATGGAATGGGTGAAATAGATCTTGGTAATCTTAAAAATGCCAATCATAAcagtgataatttaattattggagAAGCTACAACGAATAGTGACACTAAAAACTGTCAGAAAACAGAAGACTTTATTGATCGCAGCCAAGCAACCTCTGAAGGACCTAGTTCTTTGGAAGAAAAACCGAGCGAtgattctgaaaaaattactgacATTGATCATAGTTTAAATACTGAACCTCAAAGTTTAGAAGCAACTGATGGTGAATCAGTACTTATAGGTAAAATACACTTTGTTCAAAGTAGTATTGACAATCCgtcaattaaaaaagaaatagatTCAAATGTGCCGAAAGCCAACGTTGATAGTGATAcaactattgaaaaaatgtcaTCAATCCAACCTACTATGTGGTTAGGAGCTCAAAACGGAGCTATTTATGTTCACTCAGCAGTTACTCAATGGTCTGTCTGTTTGCATACAGTAATGCTCAAGGATGCAGTGTTGGGaatagt TCACATACAAGGTAGAGTGCTAGTAGCTCTTGCTGATGGAACAGTGGTAATATTTCGACGAGGATCTGATGGGCAATGGGATTTATCCAAATATCATGTTATAACTTTAGGAAGTCCACAACATGCAATTAGATGCATGACATCTGTATCAGGAAAAACAGTTTGGTGTggatatagaaataaaattcatgTAATTGATCCAGTCCTCATGACTCTCGag TGTACCGTTGACGCACACCCAAGACGAGAATCACAAGTCCGACAATTAGCTTGGCTTGGTGAAGGTGTCTGGGTTAGCATAAGATTAGACTCTACATTAAGATTATATCATGCTCATACGTATCAACATCTTCAAGACGTAGACATTGAACCGTATGTCAGTAAAATGCTTGGTACTGGAAAACTTGGTTTTTCTTTTGTTAGAATCACCGCATTGCTTATTTCCTCTAACCGACTGTGGATTGGAACGGGCAATGGTGTAATCATATCTGTACCATTATCTGAAA gTGCTGGAGGATCTTTAGCAGTATCTAGAGTACAAAGTGTGGGAAGTAAAAGTGATGCGCCTGGAGTTGGAGTAAGGGTATTCGCGTCAGAGCATGGGGTAACACCAGGAAGTTTTGTACCATATTGCAGTATGGCACATGCTCAACTCAGCTTCCATGGACATCGAGACGCGGTCAAAATGTTTGTTGCTGTCCCTG GGCACGGAGGTCAAAGTGCTGTTTCAGATGGTTCTCAACCAGCAATGTTAGTTTTATCAGGTGGTGAAGGCTACATTGATTTTCGTGTTG